CGGGGATGGTGCGCTGCCCCCAGTGCGGCGAGTGGAAGCTCGCCCACCGGGTCTGCAAGGAGTGCGGTCATTACAAGGGCGAAGAAGTGGTGGAGAACTGATGGAAGCGGGGAACCGGAGCACAGGCCGGCTCCCCGCTTCTTTTTATGGATCTCCTCTGCCCGTGGGCGGCTTGTTTTTCAGAGGGGTTTTGTATATACTGAATTGGGACTTGGTATTAACACGTGGTCCTAAAAGGGTGGTGAACCCGGCAGTGCGACTCCCCAAAAAGGAACGGCAGCGGCAGTTGAAACTGGCGCTTCAAGCCAACCCTTTCCTCACGGATGAGGAGATGGCCCGGCGACACGGGGTCAGCGTCCAAACCATCCGCCTGGACCGGATGGAGCTGGGAATCCCGGAACTGCGCGAACGGATCAAGGACATGGCTGAAGGGAATTTTGACCGGATCCGTTCCCTGGCTCCGGAAGAGGTGATCGGCGAGATCGTGGATCTTCAGCTGAATCGAAGCGGCGTTTCCGTACTGGA
This region of Planifilum fimeticola genomic DNA includes:
- the rpmF gene encoding 50S ribosomal protein L32, whose translation is MAVPFRRTSKTRKRKRRTHFKLSVPGMVRCPQCGEWKLAHRVCKECGHYKGEEVVEN